From the genome of Miscanthus floridulus cultivar M001 chromosome 10, ASM1932011v1, whole genome shotgun sequence, one region includes:
- the LOC136484938 gene encoding protein ALP1-like yields the protein MDQRTKVLVCSAAAYMFLFMVATVIQSRKRKRRASRVGITYAPIEERDRIRQEYLDTCIWKDDTTCVNMLRLNRACFYRFCNLFRDRGLLQDTTHMCVEQQVAMFLNTVGHNLRNRLVGTNYHRSGETVSRYFNNVLHAIGELRTEFIRPPSLQTPSKIAGNYRWDPYFKDCIGAIDGTHIRASVPKDLEHSFRGRKSFATQNVMAAVDFDLRFTYVLAGWEGTAHDALVLRDALERPNGLRVPQGKFYLVDAGYGAKPGFLPPFRGVRYHLNEWGNNPVQNEKELFNLRHSSLRVTVERAFGSLKRRFKILDDATPFFPFQTQVDIVVACCIVHNFVIADGIDEFIIQDSNWPMQTHATSYTGQASEHAATVQFRQTIADQMWVDRQNHYAN from the exons ATGGATCAGAGAACCAAGGTTCTAGTTTGTTCAGCTGCTGCATATATGTTCTTGTTCATGGTGGCCACGGTTATTCAGTCTAGAAAGAGAAAAAGACGTGCCAGTAGAGTTGGTATTACTTATGCGCCAATTGAGGAAAGGGATAGAATTAGACAAGAATACCTAGACACTTGCATTTGGAAGGATGATACAACTTGTGTAAACATGCTTAGACTTAATAGAGCATGTTTCTATCGATTTTGTAACCTTTTTAGAGATCGAGGGTTGCTTCAAGATACCACTCATATGTGTGTTGAGCAACAGGTGGCTATGTTTCTAAATACAGTAGGGCACAACCTTAGAAATAGGTTAGTTGGCACTAATTATCATAGGTCAGGAGAAACAGTAAGCCGCTATTTCAACAATGTCCTTCATGCCATTGGAGAGCTACGAACAGAATTTATTAGGCCCCCATCATTGCAAACTCCGTCCAAAATTGCCGGAAACTATCGGTGGGATCCTTATTTTAAG GATTGTATTGGAGCTATTGATGGTACACACATAAGAGCATCTGTTCCTAAAGATTTGGAGCATTCGTTTCGTGGTAGAAAATCCTTTGCAACTCAAAATGTAATGGCAGCCGTAGATTTCGATCTACGTTTTACTTATGTCTTGGCTGGTTGGGAAGGCACAGCACATGATGCTTTAGTTTTGCGAGATGCTTTAGAACGCCCTAATGGCCTTCGTGTTCCACAAG GCAAATTCTATCTTGTTGATGCCGGTTATGGAGCCAAACCGGGATTCTTGCCTCCTTTCCGTGGAGTTAGGTACCATTTGAATGAGTGGGGGAATAATCCGGTCCAAAATGAGAAGGAGTTATTCAACCTTAGGCACTCGTCTCTTCGTGTGACTGTAGAGCGTGCATTTGGTTCACTTAAGAGGAGATTCAAAATTCTTGATGATGCAACTCCATTCTTCCCTTTCCAAACTCAAGTAGATATTGTTGTAGCTTGCTGCATAGTCCATAATTTTGTCATAGCAGATGGGATTGATGAGTTCATCATTCAAGATTCGAATTGGCCAATGCAAACCCATGCTACATCATATACTGGACAAGCAAGTGAGCATGCTGCAACCGTTCAATTTAGACAAACAATTGCGGATCAGATGTGGGTAGACCGTCAAAACCATTATGCAAATTAA
- the LOC136488929 gene encoding uncharacterized protein, with protein MADLNEEVGGTNGHAVWTTPETAFMLTHLANLVASGTKTCSGFKKVHLNTCAKAVNEKFRTMKTGEQVKNHLKTQQRKFAKMTKLRKVSATGWDEDNFIITLDEEHYNDYVKDHKADAEFLNKRLPNYGEMRTIFGNSMATGKFAKDSNSALGTEEANTENEDLNANAVSELNANGESEATPSPSNQGATSSASKPKKARIGGDEEDGLIAVISRVGDRLAEAIEKACAAPPPQPTNDLPDDLFNMLINLPGFDAAQLNLYYQYLVANKDMGRAFYNLPFDHKLMWVAMFVSERFPGQ; from the exons ATGGCAGACCTGAACGAGGAAGTTGGGGGAACAAATGGACATGCTGTATGGACAACACCAGAGACCGCTTTTATGCTAACTCACCTAGCCAATCTGGTGGCTAGTGGCACAAAGACATGTTCTGGCTTTAAGAAAGTCCATTTGAACACTTGTGCTAAAGCTGTCAATGAAAAGTTCAGGACCATGAAAACTGGGGAGCAAGTTAAAAATCATTTGAAGACACAACAAAGGAAGTTTGCAAAGATGACCAAGCTTAGGAAAGTGAGTGCTACTGGTTGGGATGAGGACAActtcattatcactcttgatGAGGAGCACTACAATGACTATGTTAAG GATCACAAGGCTGATGCTGAATTCTTGAACAAGCGCCTTCCAAACTATGGTGAGATGCGGACAATCTTTGGAAATAGTATGGCAACAGGAAAGTTTGCCAAGGACTCAAATTCTGCATTAGGTACTGAAGAAGCTAACACTGAAAATGAAGACCTGAATGCAAATGCTGTGAGTGAGTTGAATGCAAATGGTGAGAGCGAGGCCACTCCCTCTCCTTCTAATCAAGGGGCTACCTCATCAGCAAGCAAGCCAAAGAAAGCTAGGATTGGTGGGGATGAAGAGGATGGGCTGATTGCTGTAATCAGTCGTGTTGGTGACAGACTTGCTGAAGCTATAGAGAAGGCCTGTGCTGCACCCCCACCACAGCCCACCAATGATTTACCAGATGATCTATTCAACATGTTGATTAACCTTCCAGGTTTCGATGCCGCCCAGTTAAATCTGTACTACCAGTATTTGGTGGCCAACAAAGACATGGGACGCGCATTCTACAACCTTCCTTTTGACCACAAGTTGATGTGGGTGGCTATGTTTGTCTCTGAGAGGTTCCCAGGACAGTGA